From Camelus dromedarius isolate mCamDro1 chromosome 12, mCamDro1.pat, whole genome shotgun sequence, the proteins below share one genomic window:
- the LOC116152066 gene encoding interferon-induced transmembrane protein 1, translating into MLKEEHQVGVLGAPNYLAPVPPTVINIRSETSVPDHIVWSLFNSLFLNVCCLGFVAFAYSVKSRDRKMVGDVLGAQSYASTAKCLNVCALVLGILLTIGVIVLLGVGHVAVYQMVSEFMKKNRGY; encoded by the exons ATGCTCAAAGAAGAGCACCAGGTGGGGGTGCTGGGAGCTCCCAATTACCTGGCCCCCGTGCCCCCCACCGTGATCAACATCCGCAGTGAGACCTCCGTGCCCGACCACATCGTCTGGTCCCTGTTCAACAGCCTCTTCCTGAACGTGTGCTGCCTGGGCTTCGTGGCATTCGCCTACTCCGTGAAG TCCAGGGACCGGAAGATGGTGGGCGACGTCCTTGGGGCCCAGAGCTATGCCTCCACCGCCAAGTGCCTGAACGTCTGCGCCCTGGTGCTGGGCATCCTTCTGACCATTGGAGTCATCGTTCTCCTCGGGGTTGGACATGTGGCAGTCTACCAAATGGTTTCAGAGTTTATGAAGAAGAATAGAGGCTACTAA
- the LOC105105730 gene encoding interferon-induced transmembrane protein 3, producing MNRVAQAAFPGAHVGIPPAYEMLKEEHEVGVLGASQSPAPVTTTVINIRSETSVPDHIVWSLFNTLFLNVCCLGFVAFAYSVKSRDRKMVGDVLGAQSYASTAKCLNVCALVLGILLTIVFIIIFATGSLMIFQAVSQIIKEYGGY from the exons ATGAACCGCGTCGCCCAGGCCGCCTTCCCCGGTGCCCACGTGGGCATACCCCCGGCGTATGAGATGCTCAAGGAGGAGCACgaggtgggggtgctgggggctTCCCAGAGCCCGGCCCCCGTGACAACCACTGTGATCAACATCCGCAGTGAGACCTCCGTGCCCGACCACATCGTCTGGTCCCTGTTCAACACCCTCTTCCTGAACGTGTGCTGCCTGGGCTTCGTGGCATTCGCCTACTCCGTGAAG TCCAGGGACCGGAAGATGGTGGGCGACGTCCTTGGGGCCCAGAGCTATGCCTCCACCGCCAAGTGCCTGAACGTCTGCGCCCTGGTGCTGGGCATCCTTCTGACCATCGTGTTCATCATTATTTTTGCCACCGGCTCCCTGATGATTTTCCAGGCGGTTTCACAGATCATAAAGGAGTATGGAGGATACTAG